AGGCTGCACTTAGACCGTACAGAAAAAAGGGAGGTCTATCAGATTACATTCGTATATGTGCTGATATCGGACCTTCCTATATGCAGGGTATTACCCTGGCTGCAGCTTTACAAGgtaaaagtataaaagaagtattatatcaacagcaaatgaaaaataaacgagGATTACCTAGTAGGGGAAATGCTGGCTGTTTTGTTTGTGGCCAGCCTGGACATCGTGCTGCCTTTTGCCCCCAACAAGCCAATTCAGGGAATataaaaactcctaatttatgccctaggtgtaaaaaaggaagacattgggcaaaagattgtaaatctaaaattgatGTCCAGGGCAACCCACTTCCCTCGCAgtcgggaaactgggtgaggggccagcccctggccccGAAACAATGTTATGGGGCAATGCAGGGAAATCAGATGGTAGAAGGCGAGTTACAGACTTGTTCAGAGCCACCTCAGGGAGCGCAGGCTTGgacctctgttcctcctcctaCACAGTACTGACTCCCGAAATGGGAATGCAGGCTCTGCCCACTGGGGTATACGGCCCTTTGCCTGATGGAACCATCGGACTTTTGCTCGGACGTAGCAGCTCCACCATAAAAGGACTGCTCATAGCTCCTGGAGTAATTGATGCTGATTATACAGGAGAAATCAAAATTATGGCCCATTCCCCACAATGCATTACCACCATAGCTAGTGGACAGCGTATAGCTCAATTGATATTGGTCCCTGCAGTGCAAACAGGAAAAGCATTGGCTTCCAGGAGAGGGGAAGGTGCCTTTGGATCCTCTGACGCCTACTGGGTCCAGGCAATAACTAATAATCGTCCTGAGTTAACtttaagaataaatggaaagttcTTTACAGGCATTCTGGACACAGGAGCTGATGTTTCTGTTATTGCTGAGAGACACTGGCCCCGAGAATGGCCTAAACAGATAGCTATATCAACATTGCAAGGAATTGGTCAAACTAATAACCCTGAACAAAGTACAGAGCTGTTACATTGGACTGACCATGAGGGTCACGAAGGAGACATTAGACCTTATGTCCTCCCAAACCTCCCTGTAAATTTGTGGGGACGAGATGTTATGACTCATATGGGAGTATACTTATACAGCCCCAGTGATCAGGTTAGCAATCAGCTTTTAGATCAAGGGCTTCTTCCCACCTCGGGACTTGGAAAAAATAATCAGGGAACTGTTGTGCCTGTTCAGACAAAAAGGTTACCAAAAAGAAGTGGACTTGGGTATTTTTAGAAGGGACCTCTGATCCTCCTGTAATTCACGCAGATCCTATTACTTGGAAGTCTGAGGAGCCTGTGTGGGTTGATCAGTGGcccctttccaaagagaaaattgacGCTGCCCAACAACTGGTGCAGGAACAGTTAGAATTGGGACATATTGAACAGTCTAATTCACCTTGGAATTCGCCCATttttgttattaagaaaaaatctgggaaatggaGGCTTTTGCAGGATCTGTGAAAGGTTAATGAAACTATGGAAGTCATGGGAGCATTACAACCAGGATTGCCTTCTCCCATGGCTATTCCGAGGGATGCCCACATAATAATTCTAGATTTAAAAGACTGCTTTTATACTATTCCTCTAGCACCTCAAGACTGCCCTCGATTTGCTTTTAGTGTTCCATCTGTTAATTTTTCCCAACCAATGCGCAGGTATCATTGGAAAGTTTTGCCACAGGGTATGGCCAATAGCCCCACCTTGTGCCAGAAGTTTGTTGCAGCAGCATTGCTTACGGAGTTTTTCTGCTATGGGCCTACCTAAATGCatcaaaacagacaatggccctggaTATGTTGGCCGcaattttcaaaccttttgtGCCCAGCTGCGCATCGTACACAAGACTGGAATCCCATATAACCCACAGGGCCAAGGAATTGTTGAGCGGGCACATCAAACCCTTCAGCaccaactgaaaaaattaaaaagggggaGTTTGTATGCTATTACGCCTAACAATCTTCTTAGTcatgctttgtttgttttaaattttctgagccttgataaaaatggaaaatcagcagCTCAACGTTTTTGGCACTATGATAATAAAAAGGCACGGCCATTAGTCAGGTGGAAAGACCCGCTAGAAGGCAGATGGCATGGGCCGGATCCAGTTCTAATATGGGGGAGAGGTCATGTTTGTGTTTTCCCGCAGAATGCCGAAGCGCCGCGCTGGCTCCCGGAAAGGTTGGTACGCACGGCAGAGGAGAGCACTGGAGGAGCGAATGAGACAGCTCACAATCCAGGAGACGGTCCCGCTGCTGACAGCTCAGCAGATACAGGCACTGTTACAGATGGCGTGTGAGAATGCTTCCAACCCTTCCCCTGCCTCTCCTACTagtatattaatttcattattacTTCTTTTAAACCAGATAAGTTCCATGGAAGCCAGTATCTTCTGGGCGTATGTTCCTGATCCCCCTCTTTTACAGCCCGTTGGATGGGAAATGAGTTCTGTTCCTGTGTATGTGAATGACACAATACTTTTGGGGGGGTTTTCTGATAAGCATATTTTTCCACAGAATGCCAGTATTTCTTATACGGGATCCTCTTCACAATTACCAATGTGCTTTTTCCGAAATCATAATGTTTCAGGATGTCTTACTGTTACAGATGCAGAATACTTTGGTTATGATTATGACCATGACCGCCGTAATTGGATAGTGGATATTCCTAGCATTACGAAATCCACAGGATATGCACGACGAGTCAATGGAACCGGACCTAAAGACATTCCATTTTGTGGCCTGGGGGTAAAAGGACGATATATAGCTGTGCCATGGAAACTTTGTAGAGATGAGACTGCTACTGTATATTCTATTACTAATGACACACATTCCCTTTGGGACTGGTCGCCAGACTCCAACAGGAACCCCGGAAAGGAAGGCGGCAGACAACTTGCAGCTAGAATTTGGAATCTTGGTGGCACCACGGTGTATCAGACTGAGATATGGAAGCTGTTGGCTGCTTTCGGAACAGATGGGTCCCTTTTACAGACTGGAGGAAAGACCAAAGGAGTACTATCCTGGAGAGCGTATTGGTGGAATGAGACTTGGAGATATCCTCGGGCCTGCGTACCCTATCCCTTTATGATCCTTGTTGGCTCTGTGACTCTTTCTAAAAATGCTAGCCTATATCatgttcattgttttaattgtacCCTGACTAATTGTATAAGAGGTATGGAAAATAATTCTGGGGCTCTGATAGTTAAACAACCGCCCTTCGTCATGATGCCTGTAAATCTTACTGAGCCTTGGTATGAAGAGTCAGGGCTTGAGCTGTGGAATAAGGTGCGTACAGCCCTTGCTAGGCCACGAAGGGGGATAGGATTAATAATTCTAGGAGTAGTAACACTTATAACTTTGATTGCTTCTGCAGTTACTGCTTCTGTATCTTTAGCTCAATCTGTGCATACTGCTGGCATTGTAGACGATTTGGCAAAAAACACTTCAAAGGCTTTAGGGATTCAAGAAGATATAGATAGAAAATTAGAGGATAGACTAAATGCGCTTTATGATGCAGTAAGATTTTTGGGAGAAGAAGTGCAAGGGTTAAAGCTAAGAACAAAAATTAGATGTCATGCTAACTATCGTTGGATTTGTGTTACACCAAAAATTTATAATGATACTGAAACTCCTTGGGACagagtgaaatcacatttagatggTATTTggcataatgaaaacatttccttagATCTATTACAACTTCATCAGGAAATTCTTGATATAGAATTCCTCGGGCTAGTATGGATTTGGCAGAAAATGCTGAAGAGTTTGTTAacagtttgttttccaattttccttcaatAACCTCACTTTGGCATCTTTTTTCAGGGGTCGTGGCCATGCTTCTGGTATTAGCGCTTTTTGTGTGCATTACTCCTTGTATCATAAAGAAATTTGTCAAAGAGCTGTGGGACATCAAGGCTGTCCTACACAGTAATTATTTACGCCAAAAGAATCAGGCGtgccattttattaaataaaagaggGGGAGCTgcggggagcggcttgaaagagctgactctgggagctgccttgattgattgtcgagggtctgttcgcagacatagctctctgtcccgccacccctctgaaatttactatccaagttaactcctaacagaccattagtgagccttgaatgcacacaaggtgcagatagatggctttgcacgactgcccttaagataagtaggatgcctttggcgccttgagagagctctggtgattatcttaaagatgatgtacatggggaagaattttctttgggatgcctctcttcttggtttagtatatatgtaaccctgagaaataaagaatcatcgttgactgcagcgatcctctcgaccccatctgttctgtctccttttttcttagcctaaaggaacgcgtagtgttgctcgctgaaatcttccggctggcccggcaaGTAGCCCCTGctttgccacaaccagagaaagccagcaagcagcagtgaagacgcagcacagccaaaa
The Cervus canadensis isolate Bull #8, Minnesota chromosome 6, ASM1932006v1, whole genome shotgun sequence genome window above contains:
- the LOC122444318 gene encoding endogenous retrovirus group K member 19 Env polyprotein-like is translated as MPKRRAGSRKGWYARQRRALEERMRQLTIQETVPLLTAQQIQALLQMACENASNPSPASPTSILISLLLLLNQISSMEASIFWAYVPDPPLLQPVGWEMSSVPVYVNDTILLGGFSDKHIFPQNASISYTGSSSQLPMCFFRNHNVSGCLTVTDAEYFGYDYDHDRRNWIVDIPSITKSTGYARRVNGTGPKDIPFCGLGVKGRYIAVPWKLCRDETATVYSITNDTHSLWDWSPDSNRNPGKEGGRQLAARIWNLGGTTVYQTEIWKLLAAFGTDGSLLQTGGKTKGVLSWRAYWWNETWRYPRACVPYPFMILVGSVTLSKNASLYHVHCFNCTLTNCIRGMENNSGALIVKQPPFVMMPVNLTEPWYEESGLELWNKSLSSGFTLNQLPATSAGGLRLKRGVRGRVWHRTGLRPAGKTTFSQASCRLEEVLGPEAPGRLRGRLSL